Part of the Aquamicrobium lusatiense genome is shown below.
CAGATAATCGACATCGATCCTGCGCGCCTTCAGCAGCTCATGCACCACCGACAGGATCAGCAGGCCATCCGTGCCCGGCCGGATGCCGATCCAGTTGTCGGCCACCGCCGAATAGCCGGTGCGGATCGGGTTGACCGAGACGAAACGCGCGCCGCGCTTCTTCAGCTTCGCGATGCCCATCTTGATCGGATTGGAATCATGATCCTCGGCCACGCCGAACATGACGAACAGTTTTGTCCGCTCCCAGTCCGGCGCGCCGAACTCCCAGAACGCCCCGCCGATCGTCATAATGCCGGCCGCCGCCATGTTGACCGAGCAGAAGCCACCATGGGCCGCATAATTGGGCGTGCCGAACTGCTGCGCCCAGAACCCGGTCAGCGATTGCGACTGGTCGCGCCCGGTGAAGAAGGCGAGTTTCTTCGGATCATCCGCACGCACCGTGCCCAGCCAGTCAGCGGCAGTGGCCAGCGCTTCAACCCATGAAATTTCCTGAAACTGCCCGGACCCGCGCGGTCCCACCCGCTTCAGCGGCGCCCGCAGCCTTGCCGGCGCGTAATGCTGCATGATGCCGGCAGAACCCTTGGCGCACAGCACGCCCCTGTTCACCGGATGGTCGCGATTGCCTTCGATGTAGCGGATCTTGCCGTCCTTGATATGGACATTGATGCCGCAGCGGCATGCGCACATGTAGCAGGTGGTCTTGCGCACCTCATCCGCGACCGGCCTTGAAAGCGCGACACGCTCTCTGGGTTTCATCGGCAATGCTCCTTGCACCCAGTGGTAGCCGGACGCCGCCGGAAAGGAAATGCCGGACGCCCGCCACAGGATACAAAATGAACAGGAGCGTTTCTGGTTGCCAGCTCAGTTGGTGACGACGATGCGGGTGTTGTTCATGCCCGCCTCGCGCACCAGCGCATAAAAGGTCGCGGCATTGCCGGTCTGCAGCCGCACGCAGCCATGCGAGGCGGGCCGGCCAAGCTGTTTGACAGCACCGGTGCCGTGGATGGCATAGCCGCCATGGTAGAAAACAGAATAGGGCATGGGCGACATGTCGTATTTGCGCGAATGCCACATTCTGTGCATGCGCTTCGGCCGCCAGGTACCACGCGGCGTGACATAGCCCTTGCGCGCCGTGGAGACTTTCCATGTGTAGAGCACCCGGCCGTGTTTCCTGACCGTCATGGTCTGGGAGGAAA
Proteins encoded:
- a CDS encoding L,D-transpeptidase, whose amino-acid sequence is MQKIMIAAAALVAMMLGSPVQASAGMLEAKVSISSQTMTVRKHGRVLYTWKVSTARKGYVTPRGTWRPKRMHRMWHSRKYDMSPMPYSVFYHGGYAIHGTGAVKQLGRPASHGCVRLQTGNAATFYALVREAGMNNTRIVVTN